Proteins from a genomic interval of Papaver somniferum cultivar HN1 chromosome 4, ASM357369v1, whole genome shotgun sequence:
- the LOC113274448 gene encoding GDSL esterase/lipase At4g26790-like isoform X2, translating to MVYQNSVACFFIIHCLLLFSAEGRANVPAIIVFGDSTVDAGNNNQIITVGIKPSIPAYLDPNFGIEDFATGVTFASGGTGYDNLTALITTVLPLWRELEYFKDYKERLTRFQGKDKATKTLNEALYIISLGTVDFLVNYFLFPIRSLEYNIDQYEKFLSQNAGNFIKELYNLGARKISISGSAPMGCLPMLRNLNIVLGRTCFEFYNKVGRDFNEKLMKLVENMRKQVDGIQIVFSDIYDPVTKMIQNPYLYGFEEVKRGCCGTGMTEVSYLCMLAKSLSCKDPTKYIFWDALHTTDKANGIIADILVKTSLAELI from the exons ATGGTCTATCAAAATAGTGTAGCATGTTTCTTCATTATACACTGCTTACTGTTATTTTCCGCGGAGGGGCGAGCAAATGTTCCTGCCATCATTGTTTTTGGAGACTCAACCGTTGATGCAGGAAATAATAACCAAATTATAACTGTAG GAATCAAGCCATCTATACCGGCTTATTTGGATCCAAATTTTGGTATAGAAGATTTCGCAACTGGTGTCACCTTTGCCTCTGGTGGAACGGGTTACGATAATTTAACTGCACTCATAACA ACCGTTCTGCCTCTATGGAGGGAATTGGAATACTTCAAAGACTACAAGGAGAGGTTAACTAGGTTTCAAGGAAAAGATAAAGCTACCAAGACATTAAACGAGGCATTGTATATAATAAGTTTAGGAACAGTCGACTTCCTTGTGAATTATTTCCTCTTTCCCATACGATCTTTAGAGTACAATATCGACCAATATGAAAAGTTTCTCTCCCAAAATGCTGGTAATTTCATCAAGGAACTTTACAATCTGGGTGCCCGAAAAATATCAATAAGCGGGTCAGCTCCAATGGGGTGCTTGCCGATGTTGCGAAACTTGAATATAGTTCTGGGAAGAACATGTTTTGAATTCTATAACAAAGTGGGTAGGGATTTTAATGAAAAGCTAATGAAGTTGGTCGAAAACATGAGAAAACAAGTTGATGGGATTCAAATTGTGTTTTCTGATATATACGATCCAGTGACGAAAATGATTCAAAATCCTTACCTATACG GTTTTGAGGAAGTGAAGAGAGGATGCTGTGGGACGGGAATGACTGAGGTAAGCTACCTGTGTATGCTGGCGAAGTCACTGTCGTGTAAAGATCCGACTAAATACATATTTTGGGATGCATTACACACAACTGACAAGGCAAATGGCATAATTGCTGATATTCTGGTGAAAACAAGCCTGGCTGAGCTAATCTGA
- the LOC113274448 gene encoding GDSL esterase/lipase At4g26790-like isoform X3, which yields MVEILKVANQLVVGPMAEDFATGVTFASGGTGYDNLTALITTVLPLWRELEYFKDYKERLTRFQGKDKATKTLNEALYIISLGTVDFLVNYFLFPIRSLEYNIDQYEKFLSQNAGNFIKELYNLGARKISISGSAPMGCLPMLRNLNIVLGRTCFEFYNKVGRDFNEKLMKLVENMRKQVDGIQIVFSDIYDPVTKMIQNPYLYGFEEVKRGCCGTGMTEVSYLCMLAKSLSCKDPTKYIFWDALHTTDKANGIIADILVKTSLAELI from the exons ATGGTCGAGATTTTGAAGGTGGCAAACCAACTGGTCGTTGGTCCAATGGCAG AAGATTTCGCAACTGGTGTCACCTTTGCCTCTGGTGGAACGGGTTACGATAATTTAACTGCACTCATAACA ACCGTTCTGCCTCTATGGAGGGAATTGGAATACTTCAAAGACTACAAGGAGAGGTTAACTAGGTTTCAAGGAAAAGATAAAGCTACCAAGACATTAAACGAGGCATTGTATATAATAAGTTTAGGAACAGTCGACTTCCTTGTGAATTATTTCCTCTTTCCCATACGATCTTTAGAGTACAATATCGACCAATATGAAAAGTTTCTCTCCCAAAATGCTGGTAATTTCATCAAGGAACTTTACAATCTGGGTGCCCGAAAAATATCAATAAGCGGGTCAGCTCCAATGGGGTGCTTGCCGATGTTGCGAAACTTGAATATAGTTCTGGGAAGAACATGTTTTGAATTCTATAACAAAGTGGGTAGGGATTTTAATGAAAAGCTAATGAAGTTGGTCGAAAACATGAGAAAACAAGTTGATGGGATTCAAATTGTGTTTTCTGATATATACGATCCAGTGACGAAAATGATTCAAAATCCTTACCTATACG GTTTTGAGGAAGTGAAGAGAGGATGCTGTGGGACGGGAATGACTGAGGTAAGCTACCTGTGTATGCTGGCGAAGTCACTGTCGTGTAAAGATCCGACTAAATACATATTTTGGGATGCATTACACACAACTGACAAGGCAAATGGCATAATTGCTGATATTCTGGTGAAAACAAGCCTGGCTGAGCTAATCTGA
- the LOC113274448 gene encoding GDSL esterase/lipase At2g04570-like isoform X1, protein MVYQNSVACFFIIHCLLLFSAEGRANVPAIIVFGDSTVDAGNNNQIITVGKANFKPYGRDFEGGKPTGRWSNGRLVTDYISNALGIKPSIPAYLDPNFGIEDFATGVTFASGGTGYDNLTALITTVLPLWRELEYFKDYKERLTRFQGKDKATKTLNEALYIISLGTVDFLVNYFLFPIRSLEYNIDQYEKFLSQNAGNFIKELYNLGARKISISGSAPMGCLPMLRNLNIVLGRTCFEFYNKVGRDFNEKLMKLVENMRKQVDGIQIVFSDIYDPVTKMIQNPYLYGFEEVKRGCCGTGMTEVSYLCMLAKSLSCKDPTKYIFWDALHTTDKANGIIADILVKTSLAELI, encoded by the exons ATGGTCTATCAAAATAGTGTAGCATGTTTCTTCATTATACACTGCTTACTGTTATTTTCCGCGGAGGGGCGAGCAAATGTTCCTGCCATCATTGTTTTTGGAGACTCAACCGTTGATGCAGGAAATAATAACCAAATTATAACTGTAGGTAAGGCTAATTTTAAGCCATATGGTCGAGATTTTGAAGGTGGCAAACCAACTGGTCGTTGGTCCAATGGCAGGTTAGTTACCGATTACATTTCTAATGCTTTAGGAATCAAGCCATCTATACCGGCTTATTTGGATCCAAATTTTGGTATAGAAGATTTCGCAACTGGTGTCACCTTTGCCTCTGGTGGAACGGGTTACGATAATTTAACTGCACTCATAACA ACCGTTCTGCCTCTATGGAGGGAATTGGAATACTTCAAAGACTACAAGGAGAGGTTAACTAGGTTTCAAGGAAAAGATAAAGCTACCAAGACATTAAACGAGGCATTGTATATAATAAGTTTAGGAACAGTCGACTTCCTTGTGAATTATTTCCTCTTTCCCATACGATCTTTAGAGTACAATATCGACCAATATGAAAAGTTTCTCTCCCAAAATGCTGGTAATTTCATCAAGGAACTTTACAATCTGGGTGCCCGAAAAATATCAATAAGCGGGTCAGCTCCAATGGGGTGCTTGCCGATGTTGCGAAACTTGAATATAGTTCTGGGAAGAACATGTTTTGAATTCTATAACAAAGTGGGTAGGGATTTTAATGAAAAGCTAATGAAGTTGGTCGAAAACATGAGAAAACAAGTTGATGGGATTCAAATTGTGTTTTCTGATATATACGATCCAGTGACGAAAATGATTCAAAATCCTTACCTATACG GTTTTGAGGAAGTGAAGAGAGGATGCTGTGGGACGGGAATGACTGAGGTAAGCTACCTGTGTATGCTGGCGAAGTCACTGTCGTGTAAAGATCCGACTAAATACATATTTTGGGATGCATTACACACAACTGACAAGGCAAATGGCATAATTGCTGATATTCTGGTGAAAACAAGCCTGGCTGAGCTAATCTGA